A genome region from Cyprinus carpio isolate SPL01 chromosome B23, ASM1834038v1, whole genome shotgun sequence includes the following:
- the LOC109092656 gene encoding uncharacterized protein LOC109092656, whose amino-acid sequence MDVSVKSAIMQELAKVIFSYTAYPTNQQILSVAEALVSKFPCLREPGSFAGLYGWQQRIKNKMHNYRAKLRSRKYSYPEIEINTLKRKHPGDAVPSKNIKKPKKAEVNYLPPHPTGESQETLEKERLDLIFEITKKNNAKIIADKMNKTFSSRRVEVVSLSPSVGVFKERWPALFTEAQIKEEFRRITTVSLEETFMRKLDEYTPGLLRLMRAKGGAAGCKMRPLLDTLNDTQNIEKKRDAVVCCLINYLGERQEDLFHDFQECEDYTDKTMKVIVKHSVMAEEDPSDLSVVIEGNQVMEGCGSRTKACILLMGLIYAINIEYPKELKNTFEAFQKLFLEIDGAKLLKKVHSLKNKLMQ is encoded by the exons taCACTGCTTACCCAACCAATCAGCAAATCCTCTCAGTGGCTGAAGCCTTGGTTTCTAAGTTTCCGTGTCTTAGGGAGCCGGGATCATTTGCAGGCTTATATGGCTGGCAGCAGCGCATAAAAAACAAGATGCACAATTATCGTGCCAAGCTACGATCTCGTAAATATTCTTACCCGGAAATTGAAATCAACACCTTAAAAAGGAAGCATCCAGGTGATGCAGTGCCTtcgaaaaatataaaaaagcccaAAAAAGCAGAGGTTAATTACCTCCCTCCGCACCCTACTGGTGAAAGCCAAGAGACTCTGGAGAAAGAGAGGcttgatttaatttttgaaattacaaagaaaaacaatgcaaagaTAATTGcagataaaatgaataaaaccttcTCTAGCCGAAGAGTTGAAGTGGTCAGCCTCAGCCCCTCTGTGGGTGTGTTTAAAGAAAGGTGGCCAGCATTATTCACTGAGGCTCAG ATCAAGGAGGAGTTTAGACGCATCACAACAGTTTCCTTGGAGGAGACATTCATGCGGAAGCTCGATGAGTACACACCAGGTCTTTTGCGGCTAATGCGTGCCAAAGGAGGAGCAGCTGGTTGCAAGATGCGTCCTCTGCTGGACACTTTAAATGac ACACAGAacattgagaaaaaaagagatgctgTTGTCTGCTGCCTCATTAACTACCTCGGTGAAAGACAAGAAGATCTTTTCCATGACTTCCAG GAATGTGAGGACTACACAGACAAAACGATGAAGGTGATTGTGAAGCACAGTGTCATGGCTGAGGAGGATCCATCAGATTTGTCTGTTGTGATCGAGGGAAACCAAGTGATGGAAGGATGTGGAAGCCGAACAAAGGCATGCATACTGCTGATGGGACTCATTTATGCAATCAACATCGAATATCCAAAGGAGCTGAAGAACACGTTTGAagcttttcaaaaactttttttggaaatTGACGGGGCAAAACTACTGAAAAAGGTCCACAGCCTCAAAAATAAGCTCATGCAGTAG